The DNA sequence CGCCGGTGGCGGTGGACGTGTAGCCGGTGAAGATCGAGGTGTCCAGGCCCTTGCGGCCGACGCCCGCGTTCGGCGGGGCGACGGTCGCGTTCTTCACCGCCGCCTCGTAGGCCGCCTTGGCGTCGGGCAGCGGCACGCCCTTGACGAACGCGTCCGCGAACGCCACGTCGGAGCTGGTGCCGGTCATCAGGTTCGCGTAGCCGGGCGACGACCAGCGCGAGATCCACCCGCCGTCGCGGTACTGCTGCACGAACCCGTCCGCCAGCTCGGCCGCGCGCCGGGGCGTCAGCAGGCTGTAGGCGGGCCAGGTGGTCCGGTAGGTGTCCCAGAACCCGTTGTTGACGTAGATCTTGCCGTCCAGCACCTTCGCGCCGGTCTGCGTGGGCGTGGACGGCCCGGCGGCCTGCACCGGCGAGGCGTACCGGTACTTCGGCGCGTCGGCGGTGCCGGTGTTCTCGAAGCCCGAGTTCGGGTAGAGGTAGAGCCGGTAGAGGTTGGAGTACAGCGTGGTGAGCTGGTCCTCCGACGCGCCTTCCACCTCGACCATGCCCAGCACGCGGTCCCACGCCTGCTGCGCCCGGTCGCGCACCGACTCGAACGTGTCCGAAGCGGACACCTCCAGCTCCAGGTTCCGCTTGGCCTGCTCGACGCCCAGCAGCGACGTGGCGATCTTCATCGTCACGGTCTTGTCGCCCGAGGTGTCGAACCGGAAGAAGCCGGCCACGTCGTCGCGGCCCGCGCCGGTGAGCCGACCGCTGGCGACGACCGGCTTGTCCACCACGCCGTACACGAACAGCCGCGTCGCGCCGGTGGACAGCCCGCTCTTGACGTCGGAGAAGCCCGTCACCACGCCGGTCGCCGGGTCGAGCGTGAGCCCGCCGCTGTTGTTCACGTTGTCGAACACCAGGTTCGAGGTGTCGTCCACGAACGTGAAGCGGAACAGCGCGGCGTGGTCGGTCGGCGTGATCTCGGTGCGCATCCCGTTCTCGAACCGCACGCCGTAGTAGTGCGCCTTCGCGGTCTCGTTCTCGTGCTTGAACGGCAGCGCGCGCGCCGCGCGGTCGGCGGTGGGCGCGCCGGTGGACGGCATCACCTGGAACGTCTGCCGGTCACCCATCCAGGGGCTGGGCTCGTGGCTCGCGGTGAACGCCTGCAACGTGGGCAGGTTGTCCCGGTTGTTGGTCTTGGCGTACTCGTAGAGCCAGCTGATCGAGCCCGCGTTGGTCATGGGCGACCAGAAGTTGAAGCCGTGCGGCACCGCGGTGGCCGGGAAGTTGTTGCCCCGCGAGAACGAGCCGCTGGAGTTCGTGCCGCGGGTGGTCAGCACCCAGTCCGACGGGCGCGGCCGCTCGACGACGACCGGCGCCGACTTCACCGCGATGTCGTCCACCCAGCCGTTGAACCCGGCCGGGCCCTTCGGGTTGTCGTACCCCACGAGGACGCGCTTGATCGTCTTGCCGGCGGCGACCTCGCCGATCGCCGACGCGACCCGGTTCCACTGGTTGGTGTAGAGCGACTTGGCCGCGCCCTGGCCGCGCGGCGACAGCTCGAACCCGTGCTGGTCGCGCGCGCCGAGGTCGCTGAGGTAGGTGCCGTCGGCGAACGCGAGGTCCAGCGACACGTACGTGGCCGGGTAGTTCAGGTCGTCGGTGGTGAACGACGGGAAGATCAGGTAGGACAGCTCGGTGGTCGCGGTCACCGGGATGTCGACGTCGAAGACCTTGTTGTACGAGTAGCCGCGGCCCTCGGCGACGTGCGTCCCCTGGTACCGCAACGCCTTCAGGCCGGTGAACCCGGCGCCGGACTTGGCGTTGTACCCGCCGGTGGCGCCCTTGCCCACGGTGGTGCGCATGTTCTTCGCCGGCGGGGTCGCGGAGCCGTCGGAGAACTGCACCTCGGCCAGCTGGATGAGGTTCACGCCGCCCGCGGTCGCGGAGATGTCGAGCTGGTAGTGCTTGAACGCCGCGGTGTTGGCGATGTCGTAGGTCCTGGTCTGGAACCGCTCGGCGAACGCCTCACCGGTGCGGGCGTCCAACGGCGTCCACGTCGTGCCGTCGTTGGAGCCCCGCAGCGTCCAGTCCTTCGGGTCGCGCTCGGGTGCGTCGTTGGCCGAGGACAGCGCGTACCGCCTCACCGCGACGGGCTCGGCGAAGGTGAACCGGGCCCAGCCGGTCGGCGTGAAGGTGAGCCACTTCGACGTCACGCTGCCGTCGACCAGGTTCTCCTTGACCTCGCCCGCGCCGGAGTTCTCCGAGTTGGCGGCCACGTCGACCACGCGGTCGGTGACGTTGCCGGGGATGCCGCTGGAGTCCGAGCCGTCGACGCCCGAGGTCTTCGGCGTGCCGTCCGGGCCCGTTTCGACCGTGCTCGCCCACGTGGGTTGCGGCTGCCCGTCCTCGAACGAGGTGGCGAAGAGCGTCTCGCTCACGGTTGGCTCCCCCGGTGCGGCGGTCGCGGAGGACCAGCCTCCCACGCTCCCCACCGCCAGTGCGATGGTCGAGACGACCACCAGCGATCTTCTGCCGCGTTTGTGCCCCATTGCACGCCTTTCACCCGAACCGACCGGATCCTTAGCGAAGCAAAGGGGCCGGTGACATCGTTGTCAAGAGAGGTCACCCATCTTGTCCGCAAGCCTGTCCGGGTGCTGCTCCACCCGATCTACACTCACTCGCTGTGACGGCCCGTAACCCGCCCCCGGTGGGCACCCCCGCGGGCATGCGCGTGCTCAACCAGCGCGCGGTGCTCGACCGGCTGCGCGCGGGCGGCCCGGCGACCAGGCCGCAGATCGCCAAGGACACCGGCCTGTCCAAGCCGACCGTGGGCCAGGCGCTGGTCGACCTGGAGCAGCACGGCCTGGTGCGCCCGATCGGCCGCACGTCGGCGGGTCCGGGCCGGTCGGCGGTGGTCTACGAGCCGAACCCGGCGGCGGGGCACGTGCTCGGGGTGGACATCGGCAGGCAGCGCATCCGGGTGGCGGTGGCGGACCTGGCCGGTGCGGTGATCGCGCGGGTGGACGAGCGCAACCGGTGCCGTTCGGCGACGGCGCTGGTCCGCACGGTGCGGGAGCTGGCCGAGCGCACGGTGGCCGAGGCCGGGCTGGCGCTGGCCGACCCGGTGGTGAAGGTGGTCGGCACACCCGGTGTGCCCGACCCGCGCGGCCGGACGCTGCACCACGCGCCGAACCTGCCCGGCTGGGAGCGGCCCGGCCTGCTCGACGACCTGGAGGCCGAGCTGGGTCCGGGCCTGGTGGTGGAGAACGACGCGAACCTGGCCGCCGTCGGCGAGCAGGCGCACGGCGTGGCGCGGGGCGCGGAGGTGTTCGTGTGCCTCACCGTCGGCACCGGGATCGGCATGGGGATCGTGGTGGACGGCCGGCTGTTCCGCGGCGCGCACGGCGCCGCGGGCGAGGTCGGTTACCTGCCGTTCAGCGGTCAGTCCGAAGAGGACGGTCGGCAGCGCGGCCAGGTGGAGGCCGCGGCGGCGGCGGGGTCCGTGGTGGCGCTGGCGAAGCAGCGCGGCCTGTCGGCGCGGTCGGCGCGGGAGGTGTTCGCGGCGGCGAAGGCGGGTGACGGGCGGGCGCTGTCGGCGGTGCGCGACGAGGCGGAGCGGCTGGCGTTCGTGGTGGCGTCGGTGGTCGCGGTGGTCGACCCGGAGCTGGTGGTGCTCGGCGGCGGCGTCGGCAGCAACACCGACCTGCTGCAGGAGCCGATGGAAGCCGCGTTGCGGCGGATGACGCCGCTCGTGCCGCGGATCGTGGCGGGGGAGCTGGGTGACGGCGCGGTGCTCAGCGGCGCGATCGAGGTGGGGTTGCGGTCGGCGCGCGACTTGGTGTTCGACCGTCGGAGGTCAGTCACTCTCCGAGAGTAGTCGAGCGTCCCTCACCTGGGTGATTCACTCAAAAGTCGTAGGTTCCAACTGGCCGGTAATGACGTAGCGTCACGGTTACCTCCTCCTGGAGGGTGTTGTTCCTTCCGTTGTTAGAAGGGGAGTCGAAAGGGGAGTACGGGGGACGTGGTCCCCTTTCGACCGTGCCACGGGGCAGGTGCCGCGCCCGCCAACACCTGCCCCGTGTACAACACCTCCCCCGGCGGGGACACCGTCACGGCGTCTTGCGGTGCACGTCCGGCGCGGTGGACGCCCGGTGCGTCGAGTCCGCGATCCACGGCCCCGGGCTGGACGGGTCCACCACCCCTTCTTCGAGCCACGTGAACCGGCCGTCCAGGACGTGCCGCGCCAACGCCGCGTCCGAGTCGTCCGAGTTGCGCCACAGCCGGTCGAACAGCTCGTCCACCCGCACCCTGGCCTGCGCCGCGAACGCGTCCGCGAGCTCCACCGCCCGGTCGCCGTCCGCCGCCGCCTTCACGCACGCCGCGCTGATCGCGAACAGCTCCGCGCCGATGTCCACGACCCGCGCCAGGAACCGCTGCTTGCGCTCCAGCCGGCCCTGCCAGCGCGACATCGCGTAGAACGTCTGCCTGGCCAGCCTGCGGCTCGCCCGCTCGACGAACCGCAGGTGCCCGGCCAACGGCCCGAACTCGGCGTACGCGCGCGGCACCTGGCCCTTGCCGACGACCAGCGTCGGCAGCCACTTCGCGTAGAACCCGCCCGCCCTGGCCAGCGCCTGGGCCTTGCGCTTCGCGTCGGCCTCCGGGTCGATGAAGTCACCGGCGACGGCCAGGTGGGCGTCCACCGCCTCCCGCGCGATCAGCAGGTGCATGATCTCGGTCGAGCCCTCGAAGATCCGGTTGATCCGCAGGTCGCGCAGCATCTGCTCGGCCGGCACGCCGCGCTCGCCGCGGGCCGCCATGGACGCCGCGGTCTCGTAGCCGCGACCGCCGCGGAGCTGGACCAGCTCGTCCGCGACCAGCCAGGCCATCTCCGAGCCGTACAGCTTCGCCAGCGCCGCCTCGATGCGGATGTCGTGCCCGCCCGCGTCGGCCAGCTCGCTCGCCAGGTCGACCACGGCCTCCAGGGCGTAGGCGGTGGCCGCGATGTAGGCGACCTTGCCCGCGACGGCCTCGTGCTTCCCGATCGGCAGGCCCCACTGCACGCGTTCGGCCGACCACTCGCGGGCGATCTTCAGGCTCCACTTCGCCGCCCCGGCGCACAGGGCGGGCAACGACAGCCGGCCGGTGTTGAGGGTGGTGAGCGCGATCTTCAGCCCCGCGCCCTCCCGGCCGATCAGGTTCGCCTTCGGCACGTGGACCTGGTGGAACCGGGTGACGCCGTTCTCCAGGCCGCGCAGGCCCATGAACTCGTTGCGGCTCTCCACCGTGATGCCGGGCGAGTCGCCCTCGACCACGAACGCGCTGATGCCCCTGCCCGGCACCTGCGCCATCACCACCAGCAGGTCGGCCACCACGCCGTTCGTCGTCCACAGCTTCACGCCGTCGAGCACGTAGCCGTCGTCGGTGGGCGTGGCCGTGGTGCCCAGGCGGGCCGGGTCGCTGCCCACGTCCGGCTCGGTGAGCAGGAACGCGCTGATCGCACCGGTCGCGCAGCGCGGCAGGTACTCCCGCCGCTGCTCCGGCGTGCCGAACAGCGCCAGCGGCTGCGGCACGCCGATCGACTGGTGCGCGGAGAGCATCGCGCCCAGCGCCGGGCTGGCCGAGCCGACCATCATCAACGCCCGGTTGTAGTACACCTGGGACAGCCCGAGGCCGCCGTACTCGCGCTTGATCTTCATGCCGAACGCGCCGAGCTGCTTGAGCTCGGTGAGCACGTGGTCGGGGATGCGGGCGTCCCGCTCGATGACCGCGCCGTCCACCGTGTGCTCGCAGAACTCGCGCAGCGCGGCGAGGAACGTCTCACCGCGCTCCCGGTCCTCGGCCGAGCCGCTGGGGTGCGGGTGGATGAGGTCGAGGCGGAAGTGGCCGAGGAAGAGCTCGCGGCCGAAGCTCGGGTGGCGCCACCGGGTCTCGCGGGCCTGTTCGGCGACCTTGCGGGCGGTGCGCTCGTCGACGTGCCGATCGGGACCCACTGCGCGGCCTCCGTGCTGGATCGCCGCTGCTCCGCAGGCGGCGGGCTCGGTCGCCCGCGGGTCGACGGCGGCCGCGCGGGCGTGATTCACGTTACTACCGGTGGGTAGCCCCGATCGGGTGACGTGAAACGCCCGCGCCCGGTCAGCTCGGCAGGGGAGCGGCTCCGCGCTCGGTGATGAGCTGCTGCATGTACGTGCTCTCGCCGGTCTGCGACTTGAGCATGTTGTCCGCGAGCGTGCGCACGACGCCCTGGCCGGCGTGCGTGGCCGCGTAGTCGGCCATCGGCGCACCGCCCTGGTGGTGGCGCAGCATCAGCTGGAGGAAGTACACGTCGAACTCGACGCCGCTCAACGTCCGCAGCTTCGCGATCTCCTGCGGCGTGGCCATGCCGGGCATCGCGCCCGAGTCGGCGGACCCGGCCCCGGAGTGGCCGTGGGTGGAGGAGGTCATCCACCACATGTGCCTGCCGTCGGGCGACTGCTCCGGGTAGCCCCAGAGGAACAGCCAGCCCTTCATCCGGCCGACCTGCTCGAGCTGCGTGGACGAGATGTCGAACGCGAGCTGCTGGATGGCCGGGTCGGCGGTCCGGTCGCGGGCGATGTTGGCCATCTGCACGCCCTGGAGGTGGTGCGCCGACATGTCCTGCGTGAACCCGACGTCCACGGAGTCGCGCGGGGGCGTGGCGCTGTGGTCCGCGCCCGGCAGCTTGATCAGCAGGCCGATGGCGGCGCCGAGCAGGAGGACGGCCAGGACGGCCACCGTCACGACGACGGCCCTGGTCGCGGTCACCCCGCGGGTGGGGGCGACCTCCTCCTGCTCGGCGTCGACCACGGTCAGCTGCCCGGCGTGGAGCTGGCGGCCGGCGCGTCGGAGGCGGACGGGGTGCCGCTCTCCTGCGTGGCCGCGTCGGTGCCACCGCTCATCGGGACGGCGTCGGGGCCCGGCGCCTCGGCCACGAACGCGGGCGGGTTGGCGACGTCGAAGGTCGGCGACTCGCAGGAGGCGCCCACCTCCGGGTAGGTGTACTGGTTGCGCCGCAGCGACTGGATGAACTGGTCGATGCGCTCGTCGTCGGCGCTGTCCAGCTTGAGCTGGTGGCCCCACGACTGCAACGAGATCGGCTTGTCCAAGCCGGGGTACGGCGACAGCATGGTGAACGGCTGGCCGTCGGCGCGCGCCTTCAGCTTGTCCAGCGCCTCACCGCTGACCTGGTCCGGGTTGTACGTGATCCACACGGCGCCGTGCTCGAGCGGGTGGACCATGTTCTCGCTGCGGACGGCCTTGTCGTACACCGTGCCGGTGCAGTCGGCCCACACGTTGTCGTGCGGACCGCCGAAGGGCGGCGACTGGTCGTAGGCGACCCGCTGCGTGGCGTCGACGTGCTTGCTCGCCTCGTAGTCGACCTTCACCACGCCCGCGATCTTGTCCGAGGGGTCCTTGTTCTCCTCGGACGGCGTCCACTCGGCGAGCGCCTCTTCCTTCGCGTTCTGCTCGGAGATCTGCGAGAACGCGTAGCCGAACACGGTGCCGGCCAGGGCCAGCACGGCCACCACCGCGAGGATGGTGCCCCATGGCTTCGGCTTCTTGGCCACCACCGAGGAGCGCGCCGCCGCAACGCTGGAGCGCGCGGCCTTCGTCTTCTTGCCGCTGGTCATGTCCGCCTCAGTTCCGTCATACGCCCATGCCGCGGGCCAGTGTAGGGATACTGTGTCTGATCACCGTCAACTGCCCGTCACAGCGGGTGGTCACGGCCCGTGGTCGATCCCACTGCGCGGGACGCCCATCCCGGTCGAGACCAGCGGGAACGCTTCCCTAGACTTGCCGGGTGACTCCCGCTGCGCTCGCTGAACTGGTCCGTGCGACGGCCGTGGACGTGCTGTCCGCCCGCGGCCTCGACCCCGCCGCCCTGCCCACGGCGGTCACGATCGAGCGCCCCCGCAACCCCGAGCACGGCGACTACGCCACGAACCTGGCCCTGCAGACCGCCAAGAAGGTCGGCGTGACGTCCCGCGACCTGGCCGGCTGGCTGGCCGACGCGCTGACCGGCACCGACGCCATCTCGTCGGTCGAGGTCGCAGGCCCGGGCTTCCTGAACCTGCGGCTCGCCGCGGACGCGCAGGGCGCGATCGTGCGCGACGTGCTCGCGGCGGGCGAGGCCTACGGCCGCGGCGACCAGCTCGCCGGCACCCGGATCAACCTGGAGTTCGTCTCGGCGAACCCGACCGGCCCCATCCACCTGGGCGGCACCCGCTGGGCCGCGGTCGGCGATGCGCTGGGCCGCATCCTCACCGCCAACGGCGGCGAGGTCACCCGCGAGTACTACTTCAACGACGCGGGCGCGCAGATCGACCGGTTCGTCCGGTCCCTGATCGCCGCCGCGAAGGGCGAGCCCGCGCCGGAGGACGGCTACGCGGGCGGCTACATCGGCGACATCGCCGCCGAGGTGCTCCGGCAGGAGCCCGGCGCGCTGACCGGCGAGGACTCGCACGAGGTGTTCCGCCGCATCGGCGTGAACCTCATGTTCGAGGAGATCAAGAAGGACCTGCACGACTTCGGCACCGACTTCGACGTCTTCTTCCACGAGGACTCGCTGCACAGGTCGGGCGCGGTCACGAAGGCCGTCGAGCAGCTCAAGGGCTCCGGTGCGCTGTACTTCGAGAACGGCGCGTGGTGGCTGCGGTCCACCGAGTTCGGCGACGACAAGGACCGCGTGGTCATCAAGAGCGACGGTGACCCGGCGTACATCGCCGGTGACATCGCGTACCTGGTGGACAAGCGGTCGCGCGGCTTCGACCTGTGCATCTACATGCTCGGCGCGGACCACCACGGCTACATCGGCAGGCTCAAGGCCGCCGCCTCGGCGCTGGGCGACGACCCGGCGTCGGTGGAGGTGCTGATCGGGCAGATGGTGAACCTGGTCAGCGAGGGCAAGCCGGTGCGGATGAGCAAGCGCGCGGGCACCGTGATCACCATGCAGGACCTGGTGGACGCGGTCGGCGTGGACGCCGCCCGGTACGCCATGAGCCGGTCGTCGGTCGACTCGTCCCTCGACATCGACCTGGACCTGCTGCGCAAGCGCAGCAACGACAACCCGGTCTTCTACGTGCAGTACGCGCACTCGCGGATCTGCTCGGTGCTGCGCAACGCGGCCGACCTGGGCATGACCGGGAACGAGTCCTTCGAGCTGCTGCGGCACGACCGCGAGGGCGACCTGATCCGCACCGTCGGCGAGTTCCCGCGCGTCGTCGCCACCGCCGGTGAGCTGCGCGAACCGCACCGCATCGCGCGATACCTGGAGGAGTTGGCAGGCACCTTGCACCGGTTCTACGACACCCCCGAGTGCCGCGTGCTGCCGCGCGGCGACGACGAGGCGACCGAGGTCCAGCGGGCCCGGTTGAGCCTGTGCACGGCGACGCGCCAGGTGTTCGCCAACGGCCTCGCGCTGCTGGGCGTGACCGCGCCGGAGCGCATGTGATGCGCGCGCACCCGGCCGGTCCCCGGCACGCCGACGTCCTCGTCCCCGCCAACACCGCCGGCAACCGGCCCTCGTCCGCACGGGACCTGGACGCGCTGCACCCGCAGGTCTGGCCGCGCAACGCCGAGCGCGGCGACGACGGCGCGGTGCGGTTCGCCGGCGTGGACGTGCGGCAGCTCGCCCAGGACCACGGCACCCCGCTGTTCGTGATGGACGAGGCCGACTTCCGCGCCCGCTGCCGCGAGCACGCCGAGGCGTTCGGCGACCCGACCCGGGTCCACTACGCGTCCAAGGCGTTCCTGTCCGTCGCGGTGGCCCGGTGGGTCGCCGAGGAGGGCCTGAGCATCGACGTGGCCAGCGGCGGCGAGCTGGCCGTGGCGCTGCGCGCGGAGTTCCCGCCCGAGCGCATCGCGCTGCACGGCAACAACAAGTCCGTGGCCGAGCTGACCGCCGCGGTCGAGGCCGGTGTCGGCGCGGTCGTGCTGGACTCGTTCTACGAGATCGCCCGGCTCGACCAGGTGGCCCGCGAGCGCGGCCGGGTGCAGCCGGTGATGATCCGGGTGACGGTCGGCGTCGAGGCGCACACGCACGAGTTCATCGCCACCGCGCACGAGGACCAGAAGTTCGGCTTCTCGCTGTCCTCCGGCGACGCGGCCGAGGCGGCCCGCCGGGTGCTGAAGTCCGAAGGCCTGCGGCTGATCGGCCTGCACAGCCACATCGGCTCGCAGATCTTCGACGCCAGCGGGTTCGAGGTCGCCGCGCGCCGGGTCATCGGGCTGCTCGCCGAGCTGCGCGACGAGCACGGTGACGCGATCCTCGATCACGTCACGACGGTGGACCTCGGCGGCGGCCTCGGCATCGCCTACACCCCCGACGACGACCCGCCGCCGCCCGCGGAGCTGGCCCGTCAGTTGCAGAACATCGTGGCCAAGGAGTGCGAGCACGCCGAGCTGCCCGCGCCGAAGATCGCGGTCGAGCCGGGCCGCGCCATCGTCGGCCCCGGCACGGTGACGCTGTACGAGGTGGGCACCATCAAGGACGTCCAGCTCGACGCGGGCGTGGTCCGCCGGTACGTCAGCGTGGACGGCGGCATGAGCGACAACATCCGCACCGCGCTCTACGACGCGGTCTACGACTGCAAGCTGGTCTCGCGCGCCGCGGGCGAGGACGCGCGGCCCGTGCTGTGCCGGGTCGTGGGCAAGCACTGCGAGTCCGGCGACGTGGTCGTGCGCGACTGCTGGCTGCCCGACGACCTCGCGCCCGGCGACCTGATCGCGGTCGCCGCCACCGGCGCGTACTGCTACTCGATGGCCAGCGGCTACAACCGACTCCCCCGGCCCGCGCTCACCGCGGTCGTGGACGGCCAGGCCCGGTTGCTGCTGCGCCGGGAGACCGAGGAAGACCTGTTCCGCCTGGAGGTATGAGAAGTGGCAAGCCACGAGGGCAAACCGATCCGGGTCGCGTTGCTGGGCTGCGGCACCGTCGGCACCGAGGTGGTCCGGCTGCTCATCGACCAGGCGGCCGACCTGACCGCACGCGTCGGCGCGCCGGTCGAGCTGGCCGGCATCGCCGTGCGCAAGCCGAACAAGCACCGCGAGGTGCCGGCCGAGCTGCTCACGACCGACGCCGAGGCCCTGGTCACGACCGACGACGTGGACGTGGTCGTGGAGGTCATCGGCGGCATCGAGCCCGCCCGCGCGCTGCTGCTCTCGGCGCTGCGCGCGGGCAAGTCCGTGGTGACCGCGAACAAGGCGCTGCTGGCCGAGCACTCGGCCGAGCTGTTCGAGGCCGCCGACGGCTCCGGCGCGGACCTGTACTTCGAGGCCGCGGTCGCGGGCGCGATCCCGCTGCTGCGGCCGCTGCGCGAGTCGCTGGCCGGTGACCGCATCACCAGGGTGATGGGCATCGTCAACGGCACCACGAACTTCATCCTCTCGGGCATGGACTCCACCGGGGCGAGCTACGCCGAGACCCTGGAGGAGGCGACCCGGCTCGGGTACGCCGAGGCCGACCCGACCGCGGACGTCGACGGGTTCGACGCCGCGTCCAAGGCCGCCATCCTCGCGTCGCTGGCCTTCCACAGCCGCGTCACGGCCGCCGACGTGCACCGCGAGGGCATCGCGTCGGTCAGCGCCGCCGACATCGCCGCCGCCAAGGCGCTGGGCCGCACGGTGAAGCTGCTGGCCATCTGCGAGCGGGTCACGCACGACGACGGCGAGGGCATCTCCGTGCGGGTGCACCCGGCGATGATCCCGACCTCCCACCCGCTGGCGAGCGTGCACGGCGCGTTCAACGCGGTGTTCGTGGAGGCCGACGCGGCCGGCGAGATGATGTTCTACGGCCAGGGCGCGGGTGGCGCGCCGACGGCCAGCGCGGTGCTCGGCGACCTCGTCGCCGTGGCGCGCAACCGGACGCACCGCGGCCGCGGCCCGCGCGAGTCGGCCTACGCCGGCCTGCCCGTGCGGCCGATGGGCCAGACGCCCACGCGGTATCACATCAGCCTCGACGTCGCCGACCGGGCGGGCGTGTTGTCGCAGGTCGCGGCGGTGTTCGCGGAGCACGACGTGAGCATCGCGGCGGTGCGGCAGGAGGGCCGGGTCGACGACGCCAGCCTGGTGATCGTCACCCACGCCGCGACCGACGCGGCGCTGCGGTCGACCGTCGACAAAATCGGCGGGCTGCCCGTGGTTCGGGAAGTGGTCAGCGTGATGAGGGTGGAAGGCGAAGAGAGTTGACGCCGCAAGCGACCGTCGGCGGAGCCGACAACCGAACGACAGTGCGGCCGGGGTGGCCCGGCATCATCCACGCCTACGCGGACCGGATCCACCTCCCCGAGGGCGCCGAGGTCGTCACCCTCCACGAAGGCGGCACGCCCCTGGTGGCCGCCGAGCACCTGTCGGAGCTCACCGGCTGCCAGGTCTACGTCAAGGTCGAGGGTGCGAACCCGACCGGCTCGTTCAAGGACCGCGGCATGACCGTGGCCATGACGCACGCGCTGGCCAGCGGCATCCGCGCGGTGATCTGCGCGTCGACCGGCAACACGTCGGCCAGCGCGGCGGCGTACGCGGCCAAGGCGGGCCTCACCGCCGCGGTGCTCGTCCCGCGCGGCAAGATCGCGCTGGGCAAGCTCGCCCAGGCGGTGGCGCACGGCGCGAAGATCCTCCAGATCGACGGCAACTTCGACGACTGCCTGGAGCTGGCCTCCAAGACGTCGACCGAGTACCCGATCACGCTGGTGAACTCGGTCAACCCGGTGCGGCTGATCGGCCAGAAGACCGCCGCGTGGGAGATCTGCGACGTGCTGGGCCGCGCGCCCGACGTCCACTGCCTGCCGGTCGGCAACGCGGGCAACATCACCGCGTACTGGCGCGGTTACTCGGACTACCACGCCGACGGCGTGACGGCCTCGACGCCGCGCATGTTCGGCTTCCAGGCCGCGGGCTCCGCGCCGCTGGTGCTGGGCGAGCCGGTGGCGAACCCGGAGACCATCGCGACCGCCATCCGGGTGGGCAGCCCGGCGTCGTGGACCGGCGCGGTGGCCGCCAAGGAGGAGTCCGGCGGCCTGTTCGAGGCGGTCACGGACGAGAAGATCCTGGAGGCCTACCGGCTGCTGGCCTCGACCGAGGGCATCTTCGTCGAGCCCGCGTCCGCGAC is a window from the Saccharothrix saharensis genome containing:
- a CDS encoding DUF3105 domain-containing protein yields the protein MTSGKKTKAARSSVAAARSSVVAKKPKPWGTILAVVAVLALAGTVFGYAFSQISEQNAKEEALAEWTPSEENKDPSDKIAGVVKVDYEASKHVDATQRVAYDQSPPFGGPHDNVWADCTGTVYDKAVRSENMVHPLEHGAVWITYNPDQVSGEALDKLKARADGQPFTMLSPYPGLDKPISLQSWGHQLKLDSADDERIDQFIQSLRRNQYTYPEVGASCESPTFDVANPPAFVAEAPGPDAVPMSGGTDAATQESGTPSASDAPAASSTPGS
- the argS gene encoding arginine--tRNA ligase, which encodes MTPAALAELVRATAVDVLSARGLDPAALPTAVTIERPRNPEHGDYATNLALQTAKKVGVTSRDLAGWLADALTGTDAISSVEVAGPGFLNLRLAADAQGAIVRDVLAAGEAYGRGDQLAGTRINLEFVSANPTGPIHLGGTRWAAVGDALGRILTANGGEVTREYYFNDAGAQIDRFVRSLIAAAKGEPAPEDGYAGGYIGDIAAEVLRQEPGALTGEDSHEVFRRIGVNLMFEEIKKDLHDFGTDFDVFFHEDSLHRSGAVTKAVEQLKGSGALYFENGAWWLRSTEFGDDKDRVVIKSDGDPAYIAGDIAYLVDKRSRGFDLCIYMLGADHHGYIGRLKAAASALGDDPASVEVLIGQMVNLVSEGKPVRMSKRAGTVITMQDLVDAVGVDAARYAMSRSSVDSSLDIDLDLLRKRSNDNPVFYVQYAHSRICSVLRNAADLGMTGNESFELLRHDREGDLIRTVGEFPRVVATAGELREPHRIARYLEELAGTLHRFYDTPECRVLPRGDDEATEVQRARLSLCTATRQVFANGLALLGVTAPERM
- the lysA gene encoding diaminopimelate decarboxylase produces the protein MRAHPAGPRHADVLVPANTAGNRPSSARDLDALHPQVWPRNAERGDDGAVRFAGVDVRQLAQDHGTPLFVMDEADFRARCREHAEAFGDPTRVHYASKAFLSVAVARWVAEEGLSIDVASGGELAVALRAEFPPERIALHGNNKSVAELTAAVEAGVGAVVLDSFYEIARLDQVARERGRVQPVMIRVTVGVEAHTHEFIATAHEDQKFGFSLSSGDAAEAARRVLKSEGLRLIGLHSHIGSQIFDASGFEVAARRVIGLLAELRDEHGDAILDHVTTVDLGGGLGIAYTPDDDPPPPAELARQLQNIVAKECEHAELPAPKIAVEPGRAIVGPGTVTLYEVGTIKDVQLDAGVVRRYVSVDGGMSDNIRTALYDAVYDCKLVSRAAGEDARPVLCRVVGKHCESGDVVVRDCWLPDDLAPGDLIAVAATGAYCYSMASGYNRLPRPALTAVVDGQARLLLRRETEEDLFRLEV
- a CDS encoding homoserine dehydrogenase, with amino-acid sequence MASHEGKPIRVALLGCGTVGTEVVRLLIDQAADLTARVGAPVELAGIAVRKPNKHREVPAELLTTDAEALVTTDDVDVVVEVIGGIEPARALLLSALRAGKSVVTANKALLAEHSAELFEAADGSGADLYFEAAVAGAIPLLRPLRESLAGDRITRVMGIVNGTTNFILSGMDSTGASYAETLEEATRLGYAEADPTADVDGFDAASKAAILASLAFHSRVTAADVHREGIASVSAADIAAAKALGRTVKLLAICERVTHDDGEGISVRVHPAMIPTSHPLASVHGAFNAVFVEADAAGEMMFYGQGAGGAPTASAVLGDLVAVARNRTHRGRGPRESAYAGLPVRPMGQTPTRYHISLDVADRAGVLSQVAAVFAEHDVSIAAVRQEGRVDDASLVIVTHAATDAALRSTVDKIGGLPVVREVVSVMRVEGEES
- the thrC gene encoding threonine synthase, with amino-acid sequence MRPGWPGIIHAYADRIHLPEGAEVVTLHEGGTPLVAAEHLSELTGCQVYVKVEGANPTGSFKDRGMTVAMTHALASGIRAVICASTGNTSASAAAYAAKAGLTAAVLVPRGKIALGKLAQAVAHGAKILQIDGNFDDCLELASKTSTEYPITLVNSVNPVRLIGQKTAAWEICDVLGRAPDVHCLPVGNAGNITAYWRGYSDYHADGVTASTPRMFGFQAAGSAPLVLGEPVANPETIATAIRVGSPASWTGAVAAKEESGGLFEAVTDEKILEAYRLLASTEGIFVEPASATSVAGLLATAADGRLPKGSTVVCTVTGHGLKDPDTALLGMPRVEPVPVDPGAVATALELA